CTGGAGGAGACCCAGAACGAACTGTCCGCCTGGAAATTCACGCCGGACTCCAATACCGGCAAGCGCCTGATGGCCAAGTGCCGACTGCTCTACCAGGAGAACGAGGAGCTGGGCAAGATGACCTCCAACGGCAGACTGGCCAAGCTGGAGACCGAACTGGCCATGCAGAAGAGCTTCAGCGAGGAGGTCAAGAAATCTCAATCGGGTACGTTAAATCGGAACTTatagataaataaatgaaatattagcTAATATAAACTCCTTCATCCTTTAGAGTTGGACGACTTTCTGCAGGAGCTggacgaggatgtggaggGCATGCAGAGCACCATTCTGTTTCTGCAGCAAGAACTGAAGACCACACGCGATCGCATACAAACGCTTGAGAAGGAGAACGCCCAGTTGAAACAGGTTGGCACCAAGGATGAGGTTGTGGCTCCAACGGCCGCCACCAACGGTGGCACCAACAAGACGATAAACAAGCTGGAGACCATTCACGAGGACGCTTGCATGGCGAATAACCCAACGAATCCGGACTGTTACAATGGCAATACTAACAACGAACAGATCGCGGCCGTGCCACAGATACCACCAGCGGATGATTGCAGCAATATGAACGGAAATGCAGCGCGATTAGCCCGTAAGCGAAACTATCAAGAGGAGGAGACCCATCCAACGGTAGTGGTGGTGCCGACGCCCACCCCATTAGGAAATAACGTCCAGGAAGCACCGCCAATTAGGGAGGTTACCGCCCCACGAATTCTGCCGCCCAAAAAGTCCAAGCTGCGAGGCATTACTACGCGTCGTAACtcgcagctggaggaggatcATCAGCCCATGACGACGCCCGTGGTCGTGCCGCTGATCCTGGACAACGCTGTGTTAGGAATGGCCAGCGAAGaggctgctgccgctgcggcGGGAAATAACAGCAATACGGAAACGGGAGTGCCAGTGGTAGTCCCAGTTGAGGGCGTCGATCCAGCTGCTCCGGCGGCACCGGGCCGCATCCTGACCCGTCGTCGGTCCGTCCGCATGCAGCAGAACGGCAGCGGAGCAGTCGACTACTCCACCTAAGCGCTGGCGAACCTTTTTCCAAAAAGGGTGCACTCCTTATGAGTTCGTCATATTGATCGTTAATTCCTGACGTTTACTTTTGTGAATTGAGATTTCAAAACAGAGAGAGACttcattttataattataaccTATCTTTTAgattctttaattttttacacATTGTCTTGTAAAATACGTTTATTATTTCGTTTCCATGCGGCGTAAGCATACATAATTCGCGAATTATTTAGAAGTCACTGCTATACATACGAAATATATTATGTAGAACTGTGT
This sequence is a window from Drosophila teissieri strain GT53w chromosome 2R, Prin_Dtei_1.1, whole genome shotgun sequence. Protein-coding genes within it:
- the LOC122612221 gene encoding pre-mRNA-splicing regulator female-lethal(2)D isoform X1, with the translated sequence MSVAAMTMDDQRPLMNSYEKMPPTKYEQNLNILNSSQNSGASGGPASPTPSGLEDATSSSSHHHHHHHPHHHHHQEQQQQQHQQQHLQQQQQQQQQQQHAAAVAEAVAAAEQRQRLLEDEIENLKLEQVRMGQQCADAQRREKILMRRLANKEQEFQDYVSQIAEYKAQQAPTALALRTALLDPAVNLLFERLKKELKATKAKLEETQNELSAWKFTPDSNTGKRLMAKCRLLYQENEELGKMTSNGRLAKLETELAMQKSFSEEVKKSQSELDDFLQELDEDVEGMQSTILFLQQELKTTRDRIQTLEKENAQLKQVGTKDEVVAPTAATNGGTNKTINKLETIHEDACMANNPTNPDCYNGNTNNEQIAAVPQIPPADDCSNMNGNAARLARKRNYQEEETHPTVVVVPTPTPLGNNVQEAPPIREVTAPRILPPKKSKLRGITTRRNSQLEEDHQPMTTPVVVPLILDNAVLGMASEEAAAAAAGNNSNTETGVPVVVPVEGVDPAAPAAPGRILTRRRSVRMQQNGSGAVDYST
- the LOC122612221 gene encoding pre-mRNA-splicing regulator female-lethal(2)D isoform X2, with translation MGQQCADAQRREKILMRRLANKEQEFQDYVSQIAEYKAQQAPTALALRTALLDPAVNLLFERLKKELKATKAKLEETQNELSAWKFTPDSNTGKRLMAKCRLLYQENEELGKMTSNGRLAKLETELAMQKSFSEEVKKSQSELDDFLQELDEDVEGMQSTILFLQQELKTTRDRIQTLEKENAQLKQVGTKDEVVAPTAATNGGTNKTINKLETIHEDACMANNPTNPDCYNGNTNNEQIAAVPQIPPADDCSNMNGNAARLARKRNYQEEETHPTVVVVPTPTPLGNNVQEAPPIREVTAPRILPPKKSKLRGITTRRNSQLEEDHQPMTTPVVVPLILDNAVLGMASEEAAAAAAGNNSNTETGVPVVVPVEGVDPAAPAAPGRILTRRRSVRMQQNGSGAVDYST